The genomic stretch CAAATAACACCAATACCATCGCGCCAATTGCGATAGGTGCGGCAACAGCAAGTGTGCCTAGTGTTTTCCAGTTCATTTCTTCATTCTATCACCTCAGTAAGCACCGCTGAGAATCGACTGTGGATAAGACGACGAGAGAGCCAGTCGCTGCACCCACAGCCAAGTAGGTACACATGCGGACTTCCGCCCCACAAGAAAAAGCCCCACAATTTCGTGGGGCTTTCTGCCTCGTCAGTACTCCTCAGCGAGCATGACCGTGAGGACTCGGGTGGTAACGGCAGGATCTGCTGGATCGGGAGAGGCAAACTCCAGGTCCCGATCGTAGTAGTCGATCTTCCAGATGATCCGACGGTGCTCAACTTCGATCGTCGCACAGTCG from bacterium encodes the following:
- a CDS encoding DUF3768 domain-containing protein; the encoded protein is MLRTTGQGGRVVVTRGIAALGERDLGKIMGAVAAFSDFSEDNDPWGEHDCATIEVEHRRIIWKIDYYDRDLEFASPDPADPAVTTRVLTVMLAEEY